The following proteins are co-located in the Euzebyales bacterium genome:
- a CDS encoding 6-phosphofructokinase: protein MSNVAKPPSSIAVLTSGGDAQGMNPAVRAVVRTALHHGVDVYAIYEGYRGLVEGGSAIRQLESADVGGILHRGGTVIGTARSQEFRTRQGRLRAARNLLERSIDALVVIGGDGSLTGANLFREEWPDLLAELVRTGEMDGITTSAHPFLRLVGLVGSIDNDMFGTDMTIGADSALHRITEALDALHSTAASHQRAFVVEVMGRHCGYLALMASLATGANWVFIPERPPEHDDWGDVMCATLRAGRDIGRRQNVVIVAEGARDRQGNPITADGIRQLLEDRLGEDTRVTILGHVQRGGAPSAFDRYLSTLLGHAAVEQLLNDAPGAPAQLIGIRENEVISSPLMDCVEQTHAVAERIEDKDYATAMAMRGGSFAESFDILQTLEQATPKPATSSHRRIAVLHGGGPSPGMNTAVRVAVRLGLDRGHDMLAVRNGFRGLHDGEVQKMDWMSVSGWVSSGGAEIGTNRYVPDAAALERIAANISRHVIDGLLVIGGWNAYEAAHLLRSSRARHPALDIPIVCLPASINNDLPASELSIGSDTALNSITTDVDKIKQSAVASRRCFVVEVMGRDCGYLALMSGMATGAERVYLPEDGITLADLTTDVGNLTDGFRAGKRLGLVIRNENADSVYTSDFITALFEKEGGDLFDARAAVLGHIQEGGDPSPFDRIQATRLTARCIEYLTEQLASDDPTSAMIGLRAGAVTFTDLDAYPTLIEADAQRPLEQHWLRYRPLAKIMVGQPASA from the coding sequence ATGAGCAACGTCGCGAAACCACCCTCGAGCATCGCCGTGCTGACCAGCGGCGGCGACGCGCAGGGGATGAACCCGGCGGTCCGCGCGGTCGTGCGCACCGCCCTGCACCACGGTGTCGACGTCTACGCGATCTACGAGGGCTACCGGGGCCTCGTCGAGGGTGGATCCGCCATCAGGCAGCTTGAATCAGCCGACGTCGGCGGCATCCTGCACCGCGGCGGCACGGTGATCGGGACCGCCCGGTCACAGGAGTTCCGGACCCGACAGGGTCGACTGCGCGCCGCCCGCAACCTGCTGGAGCGCAGCATCGATGCACTGGTCGTGATCGGCGGTGACGGAAGCCTGACCGGTGCCAACCTGTTCCGCGAGGAGTGGCCCGATCTGCTCGCGGAGCTGGTCAGGACCGGAGAGATGGACGGCATCACGACCAGCGCGCATCCGTTCCTGCGCCTGGTCGGGCTGGTCGGTTCCATCGACAACGACATGTTCGGCACCGACATGACCATCGGTGCCGACAGCGCACTCCACCGGATCACCGAGGCGCTCGATGCGCTGCACAGCACAGCCGCGAGCCACCAGCGCGCGTTCGTCGTCGAGGTCATGGGCCGCCACTGTGGCTACCTGGCGCTCATGGCGTCGCTGGCGACCGGCGCCAACTGGGTCTTCATCCCCGAACGCCCCCCGGAGCACGACGACTGGGGCGACGTCATGTGCGCGACGCTGCGCGCGGGACGTGACATCGGCCGGCGGCAGAACGTGGTCATCGTCGCCGAGGGCGCGCGCGACCGTCAGGGCAACCCGATCACGGCCGACGGCATCAGACAGCTGCTGGAGGACAGGCTCGGTGAGGACACCCGGGTCACGATCCTGGGCCACGTGCAGCGGGGCGGCGCGCCGAGCGCGTTCGACCGGTACCTCAGCACACTGCTCGGGCATGCGGCGGTGGAGCAGCTTCTGAACGACGCGCCCGGTGCTCCCGCCCAGCTGATCGGCATCAGGGAGAACGAGGTCATCAGCTCACCGCTGATGGACTGCGTCGAACAGACGCATGCGGTCGCCGAGCGCATCGAGGACAAGGACTACGCCACGGCGATGGCGATGCGCGGCGGCAGCTTCGCCGAGTCCTTCGACATCCTGCAGACGCTCGAGCAGGCCACGCCGAAGCCCGCGACGAGCAGCCATCGGCGGATCGCCGTGCTCCACGGCGGTGGACCGTCTCCCGGCATGAACACGGCGGTGCGCGTCGCGGTTCGGCTGGGACTCGACCGTGGTCACGACATGCTCGCCGTGCGCAACGGGTTCCGCGGGCTGCACGACGGCGAGGTCCAGAAGATGGACTGGATGAGCGTCAGCGGCTGGGTGTCGTCGGGCGGCGCCGAGATCGGCACGAACCGCTACGTGCCCGACGCCGCGGCGCTCGAGCGCATCGCCGCGAACATCAGCCGGCACGTGATCGACGGGCTGCTCGTCATCGGTGGCTGGAACGCCTACGAGGCGGCACACCTGCTCCGCTCGTCGCGAGCGCGGCATCCGGCGCTCGACATCCCGATCGTGTGCCTGCCCGCGTCGATCAACAACGACCTGCCGGCATCCGAGCTGAGCATTGGCAGCGACACGGCGCTGAACAGCATCACGACGGACGTCGACAAGATCAAGCAGTCGGCCGTCGCCTCGCGACGGTGCTTCGTGGTCGAGGTGATGGGCCGCGACTGCGGTTACCTCGCGCTGATGAGCGGCATGGCGACCGGGGCGGAGCGCGTCTACCTGCCCGAGGATGGCATCACGCTGGCCGATCTGACCACGGACGTCGGCAACCTCACGGACGGCTTCCGCGCCGGCAAGCGCCTCGGGCTGGTGATCCGCAACGAGAACGCCGACTCCGTGTACACGTCCGACTTCATCACCGCGCTGTTCGAGAAGGAGGGTGGCGACCTGTTCGACGCCCGCGCAGCGGTCCTCGGCCACATCCAGGAGGGCGGCGACCCGTCGCCGTTCGATCGCATCCAGGCGACGCGCCTCACGGCGAGGTGCATCGAGTACCTGACCGAGCAGCTCGCCTCGGACGATCCCACGAGCGCGATGATCGGGCTGCGGGCCGGCGCCGTGACGTTCACCGACCTGGACGCGTACCCGACGCTGATCGAGGCCGACGCGCAGCGGCCACTGGAGCAGCACTGGCTGCGGTACCGCCCGCTCGCGAAGATCATGGTCGGACAGCCCGCGTCAGCGTGA